From a single Phocoena sinus isolate mPhoSin1 chromosome 1, mPhoSin1.pri, whole genome shotgun sequence genomic region:
- the SLAMF9 gene encoding LOW QUALITY PROTEIN: SLAM family member 9 (The sequence of the model RefSeq protein was modified relative to this genomic sequence to represent the inferred CDS: inserted 1 base in 1 codon; deleted 2 bases in 2 codons; substituted 1 base at 1 genomic stop codon), which translates to MGALPWLLLLLLFQEGSRRGLWRWCGSEEVVAVLQESISLPXEIPLDEEVENIIWSSHISLATVMPGEEGHPATIMVTNPRYEGXVSFLEPTYYLHISNLSWENSGPYQAQVNLRASQLSTMQYYNLCVYRWLSQPHMTVNFEISGKEGTVCVLDMIRREAGLDVTYCWISWEDGADTAHEGSVLSTSWRPGKKAVSYTCRANNPISDISSHLIPAGPFWADIGYPLEKSSTFFCLLAKALLILLLFVVLAVGLWLIRVQTRCKTPRMKKLRRNRMRLRKKGKPGPSLA; encoded by the exons ATGGGAGCCCTTCCATGGCTGCTCCTCCTCTTGCTGTTCCAGGAAG gcaGCCGAAGGGGACTCTGGAGATGGTGTGGATCC GAGGAAGTTGTTGCAGTCCTTCAGGAGTCCATCAGCCTCC CGGAAATACCATTGGATGAAGAGGTTGAGAACATCATCTGGTCCTCCCACATAAGCCTTGCCACTGTGATGCCAGGGGAAGAGGGACATCCGGCTACCATCATGGTGACCAACCCTCGCTATGAGGGCTGAGTGAGCTTCCTGGAGCCCACCTACTACTTGCACATCAGCAATCTGAGTTGGGAGAACTCGGGGCCTTACCAAGCTCAAGTCAACCTGAGGGCGTCCCAGCTCTCCACCATGCAGTACTACAATCTTTGTGTGTACC GATGGCTGTCACAGCCTCACATGACTGTGAACtttgagatctctgggaaagaAGGTACTGTA TGTGTCCTTGACATGATCCGTAGGGAGGCAGGCCTGGATGTGACCTACTGCTGGATATCCTGGGAGGACGGTGCTGACACAGCCCACGAAGGCTCTGTCCTTAGCACATCCTGGAGGCCTGGGAAAAAGGCCGTCTCCTACACATGCAGGGCAAACAACCCCATCAGCGACATCAGTTCTCATCTCATCCCTGCTGGGCCCTTCTGGGCAG ATATTGGCTACCCTTTGGAGAAGTCTTCTACTTTCTTCTGTCTCCTGGCCAAGGCATTACTCATCCTCTTGCTTTTTGTAGTTCTTGCTGTGGGGCTCTGGCTCATCCGAGTCCAGACAAGATGCAAAACGCCAAGAATGAAGAAACTCAGGAGAAACAGAATGAGACTGAGAAAGAAGGGGAAGCCTGGCCCCAGCCTGGCCTGA